In a genomic window of Halostella litorea:
- the wecB gene encoding non-hydrolyzing UDP-N-acetylglucosamine 2-epimerase produces MTDRQTIALVLGTRPEIIKIAPVLRELESRDHPYTLIHTGQHYSGNLSSVFFDQLNLNPPDYNLGVGSGSHGEQTGAMIREVEAALHEIDPAWVLVQGDTNSVLAGAIVTSKMDAKLGHIEAGLRSYDRTMPEEINRILTDHASDHLFAPTESAEANLATEGITDRVTVTGNTVVDAVDQHSNLAASQSSVLDRFDLSPGEYLVLTAHRSENVDEKERFQSIVKGVSRAADNIGFPVIYPIHPRAEERLSEFDLSIPENIRLAEPLDYLDFLHLQQHAATMVTDSGGVQEESCILETPCVTVRTSTERPETVTVGANELVGVDPTEIVAAVNAAVETDGDWKNPFGDGTAAEQILDIVCGTLPCQ; encoded by the coding sequence ATGACTGATCGACAGACAATTGCGCTGGTCCTCGGTACCCGACCCGAAATAATTAAGATCGCTCCGGTCCTCCGCGAATTAGAGTCCCGGGACCACCCATATACCCTGATACACACCGGCCAACACTACTCGGGTAATCTGAGCTCGGTGTTCTTTGACCAGTTAAATCTCAACCCTCCAGACTACAACCTTGGGGTTGGCTCTGGCAGCCACGGCGAACAGACTGGTGCAATGATCCGGGAAGTGGAGGCGGCCCTCCATGAGATTGACCCAGCTTGGGTGCTGGTGCAGGGTGACACGAACTCCGTTCTCGCCGGTGCCATCGTGACAAGCAAGATGGACGCGAAACTTGGTCATATTGAAGCTGGTCTCCGGAGCTACGATAGGACAATGCCGGAAGAAATAAACAGGATTTTGACAGACCACGCGAGTGACCACCTCTTCGCTCCGACGGAATCAGCGGAAGCAAACCTCGCTACTGAGGGAATAACTGACCGCGTAACCGTTACTGGCAACACCGTAGTTGATGCGGTGGATCAACACAGTAACCTCGCAGCGTCCCAGAGTTCCGTTCTCGACAGATTCGACCTTTCTCCGGGGGAATATCTCGTCCTGACTGCCCATCGATCCGAGAACGTCGACGAAAAAGAACGGTTCCAATCTATTGTCAAGGGAGTCTCAAGAGCAGCTGACAATATAGGATTCCCAGTAATTTATCCCATCCACCCGCGTGCCGAGGAGCGCTTATCTGAATTCGACCTCTCGATTCCGGAGAACATTCGGCTTGCGGAACCGCTCGATTATCTCGATTTTCTCCACCTTCAACAACATGCGGCCACGATGGTGACTGACTCCGGTGGCGTACAGGAAGAAAGTTGTATCCTTGAAACACCATGTGTCACTGTCAGAACCAGCACGGAACGTCCGGAGACTGTCACGGTAGGGGCCAACGAACTCGTCGGAGTGGATCCGACAGAAATTGTCGCCGCAGTCAATGCTGCGGTCGAAACCGACGGAGACTGGAAAAATCCGTTCGGAGACGGGACCGCTGCCGAACAGATCTTGGACATCGTCTGTGGAACACTCCCTTGTCAGTAA
- a CDS encoding sugar transferase — protein MTTGWRYRVLSVGGVAVLTAVAVLVANHAVPQYLFTTYVPQFNNLEPNVMEGQYFWRVLLLSVVFTVGSLVPMYKPRPRRILDVVFLTQKRVLVSGLALATVGFFEWSHRLPRATLVMFTGISIVVLPAWFVVIRRPVAGELDRTILVGDDVEQMRSVREAIDGDLLGYLCPTAALPVENPRQIIADGGAIEGLEDLDHLGGLSRVEDVLDDHDVDTVVLAFEQADRGEFFGALDACYERGVSAKVHRDYADSVLTPEGAAGPLVDVQVEPWDWQDYILKRIFDVCFAGFGLLLWAPVMAVVAVAIKLDSPGPVLYEQERTAVLGETFSVYKFRTMIPEGESVEPIDDDENDRITDFGRILRWTHLDEVPQLWSILIGDMSVVGPRAVWTEEESLLESQAQSWRQRWFVKPGLTGLAQVNDAKSTDPQEKLRLDLQYVKQQSFWFDMKLVIRQIWKVFLDVSGLVKND, from the coding sequence ATGACCACGGGCTGGCGCTACCGCGTACTCTCGGTGGGCGGGGTCGCCGTGTTGACCGCGGTAGCCGTGCTCGTGGCGAACCACGCAGTCCCGCAGTACCTGTTTACGACGTACGTCCCGCAGTTCAACAATCTGGAGCCGAACGTGATGGAGGGCCAGTACTTCTGGCGGGTGCTTCTGCTGAGCGTGGTGTTCACCGTCGGATCGCTCGTTCCGATGTACAAGCCCCGCCCGCGGCGGATCCTCGACGTGGTGTTTCTCACCCAGAAGCGGGTGCTCGTGAGCGGGCTGGCGCTTGCGACCGTCGGATTCTTCGAGTGGTCCCACCGCTTGCCTCGGGCGACGCTGGTGATGTTTACTGGGATCTCGATCGTCGTGTTGCCCGCCTGGTTCGTGGTAATTCGCCGTCCAGTCGCGGGGGAACTCGACCGGACGATACTGGTCGGCGACGACGTCGAACAGATGCGAAGCGTCCGGGAGGCCATTGACGGGGACCTGCTCGGGTATCTCTGTCCAACCGCCGCGTTGCCTGTGGAGAACCCGCGGCAGATTATTGCAGATGGCGGGGCGATCGAAGGGCTAGAGGATCTGGATCATCTGGGCGGCCTGTCCCGTGTCGAGGACGTACTCGACGACCACGACGTTGATACCGTCGTGTTGGCGTTCGAGCAGGCTGATAGAGGGGAGTTCTTCGGTGCGTTAGACGCCTGTTACGAGCGAGGTGTCTCGGCGAAAGTTCATCGGGACTACGCGGATTCTGTGTTGACCCCTGAAGGTGCGGCTGGACCGCTAGTGGACGTACAGGTGGAGCCGTGGGACTGGCAGGATTACATACTGAAGCGCATATTTGACGTTTGTTTTGCCGGGTTTGGGTTGCTCTTGTGGGCACCGGTGATGGCCGTGGTCGCTGTGGCGATTAAGCTGGACAGTCCTGGGCCTGTTTTGTACGAGCAGGAACGGACTGCAGTGTTAGGAGAGACATTTTCGGTGTACAAGTTTCGGACGATGATTCCGGAGGGGGAATCAGTAGAGCCCATTGATGATGATGAGAATGACCGAATTACTGATTTCGGTCGGATATTGCGTTGGACCCATCTCGACGAGGTCCCACAGTTGTGGTCAATTCTCATCGGAGACATGAGTGTTGTCGGACCACGAGCAGTGTGGACCGAAGAGGAATCACTGCTTGAGTCACAGGCACAGTCGTGGCGGCAACGCTGGTTTGTGAAGCCCGGATTGACTGGATTAGCACAAGTAAACGATGCGAAAAGCACGGACCCACAAGAGAAGCTTCGTTTGGATCTACAGTACGTGAAACAACAGTCATTCTGGTTCGATATGAAATTAGTCATTCGACAGATATGGAAGGTGTTTCTTGATGTCTCTGGGCTAGTTAAAAACGACTAA
- a CDS encoding glycosyltransferase encodes MENISVVVCVYSGDDADEFETSLNSIVSQTRPPDELLIVEDGPLTSALNETLERIQSTVEVPVCRVRHAENRGHGAARRTGIDNASHELVAIHDADDIAVPKRLEWSLDKLKATDADLVGGYIEEFDTDPDEPYAVREVPCEPEEIHKMAKLRSPVNQTTVLANREAILEAGNYRPVGQMEDYELWARMLVNDCKFVNIPRILAKVRAGDDLYHRRGGLDHVHEEWRLQRHFATIGFVSSPRAGMNFIIRSIPKLLPNKLREGIYTTLFRQPFSEERP; translated from the coding sequence ATGGAAAATATCTCTGTTGTGGTCTGCGTCTATAGTGGGGATGATGCAGATGAATTCGAGACATCGCTCAACAGCATAGTCTCCCAAACGCGTCCTCCGGATGAACTCTTAATTGTTGAAGATGGTCCACTCACGTCCGCCCTCAACGAGACATTGGAGCGCATCCAATCGACAGTCGAGGTACCAGTCTGTCGGGTAAGACACGCTGAGAATCGTGGACATGGCGCGGCGCGGCGGACTGGCATTGATAATGCGAGCCATGAACTTGTCGCAATTCATGACGCCGATGATATAGCCGTTCCTAAGCGACTGGAATGGTCGCTAGACAAACTGAAGGCGACGGACGCTGACCTCGTGGGCGGCTATATCGAAGAATTTGATACTGATCCTGACGAACCTTATGCTGTTCGTGAGGTGCCATGTGAGCCAGAGGAAATCCACAAGATGGCAAAACTTCGCAGTCCGGTTAACCAGACAACCGTCTTAGCGAATCGAGAGGCGATTCTTGAGGCGGGGAACTACCGTCCAGTTGGCCAGATGGAAGATTACGAACTATGGGCTCGAATGTTAGTTAATGATTGCAAATTCGTGAATATCCCGCGCATATTGGCGAAGGTTCGAGCTGGTGACGATTTGTATCATCGCCGTGGTGGTTTAGACCATGTTCACGAAGAGTGGCGTCTTCAACGCCATTTCGCCACAATCGGATTTGTATCATCACCACGAGCAGGCATGAACTTCATCATACGATCTATACCGAAGTTACTACCAAACAAGCTGCGAGAGGGGATCTACACAACGCTTTTCCGTCAACCGTTTAGCGAAGAGAGACCATGA
- a CDS encoding glycosyltransferase yields MTRDRVAVIDPSNFTPPYDHHLCEGLADNGWKVKLFTSGKTNWTPRDYERVQAFYPLTEGRVGDALPEKIRVLGKGTEHIIGMLELVKRLNRWDPDIVHFQWLPLPFVDVPLVRLIGHIAPTVLTVHDSTPFQGSATSRLQRFMTEKGPQVVDEVIVHTEETKAKLVEASVPEKDISVIPHGVIRYPITAHLPTNNSEKTTVLFFGNVKPYKGVDVLIDAVARLPPEVRQKSRIVIAGRPHGSADKLKQRARKQGVTESITWELGFIEHECVGAYFKESDIVVFPYRHIDQSGALMTALPFGKPVIATEVGGFADVLTDGVHGRLVPPDNADALSNALADVLTDKDRRAEMGDAVAELADNTYSWERIAEMTTELYGEALRNQRE; encoded by the coding sequence ATGACCAGAGACAGAGTTGCAGTAATCGACCCGTCGAATTTCACACCACCGTACGACCACCACCTCTGTGAAGGGCTCGCGGATAACGGCTGGAAAGTCAAGCTGTTCACCTCGGGAAAGACAAACTGGACACCCAGAGACTACGAACGCGTTCAAGCGTTCTACCCGCTCACAGAGGGCCGTGTTGGCGACGCTCTCCCTGAAAAAATTCGGGTGCTCGGGAAAGGAACGGAACACATCATCGGTATGTTGGAACTGGTGAAACGTCTCAATCGGTGGGACCCCGACATCGTCCACTTCCAGTGGCTCCCGCTCCCGTTCGTCGACGTCCCACTGGTGCGTCTCATAGGACACATTGCTCCGACAGTACTCACTGTCCACGACAGTACTCCATTTCAGGGGTCCGCCACATCCCGCCTGCAGCGGTTTATGACCGAAAAGGGCCCCCAAGTTGTCGACGAAGTCATCGTCCACACAGAGGAAACCAAAGCCAAACTCGTCGAGGCTAGCGTCCCCGAAAAGGATATCTCTGTCATACCACATGGTGTGATCCGGTATCCCATAACAGCCCATCTGCCGACAAATAATTCCGAGAAGACCACCGTGTTGTTCTTTGGGAATGTGAAACCCTACAAGGGCGTTGACGTGCTAATTGACGCCGTCGCTCGTCTCCCGCCGGAGGTTAGACAGAAGTCGCGTATCGTTATTGCTGGGCGTCCACATGGATCTGCTGACAAACTTAAGCAAAGAGCCCGCAAACAAGGCGTCACTGAATCGATTACTTGGGAACTCGGGTTTATTGAGCACGAATGTGTTGGCGCATACTTCAAAGAGAGTGATATTGTTGTTTTCCCATATAGACATATCGACCAAAGCGGCGCGCTAATGACGGCTCTCCCGTTTGGGAAGCCCGTGATCGCCACAGAAGTAGGTGGCTTCGCAGATGTACTTACCGACGGTGTGCACGGTCGGCTAGTACCACCCGACAACGCCGACGCACTCAGTAATGCCCTAGCTGACGTTCTCACGGATAAAGATCGGCGGGCTGAAATGGGAGATGCCGTTGCAGAGCTTGCCGATAACACATACTCGTGGGAGAGGATCGCTGAGATGACTACGGAGCTATATGGAGAAGCGCTACGCAATCAGCGAGAGTAA
- a CDS encoding oligosaccharide flippase family protein has translation MSKDQETITSELESISSGSYWFLLGWMFEYIAGFLTQILLTNSLSTASYGVYAFIRKLIALSAGLFPGGSNTALNRYLPKYTDEPSKQDSVLGLSLVFSIGGSVLIGVTLYILAPVLSALTFTGELTAGIVRVVAATIPLLSAVKTLGGAFRALELIRLKILIEKIIRPGVLFIIVGGIALFDPSLKRVVQGLVGASIATLGLSAVLFVVYTNRVPSLSDSWSIVSDYFEYSFLMSLSHSSSLLFKRIDIFMLSYLSVSTAVGVYNVSLLLSGTLLLPLAAFSQLFPPVASRLYEKSDINQLEELYSTVTRWSVMLTSAGFVGLVIYRTELLTIFGSDYTAGAKILVVLAVGQLVNSAAGPADHLLAMTDHRYVLLANQVSMGISNIALNYLLLIEYGPIGAAVATALIFASLNIIRVVEIYMLERIFPYDSSFLKFLPALSVAFLVMFSIRSFLTTPLSYVGIPLGLSIYLISLYVFGLEQVDKNLIDHFAPK, from the coding sequence ATGTCCAAGGATCAAGAGACGATTACGTCTGAACTGGAGTCGATCTCATCCGGTAGCTACTGGTTCTTGCTCGGTTGGATGTTTGAGTATATAGCTGGCTTCTTGACGCAGATTTTGTTGACTAATTCCCTCTCAACCGCCTCATACGGCGTTTATGCGTTTATCAGAAAGCTGATTGCGCTGTCAGCCGGACTATTTCCAGGAGGTTCCAATACGGCTCTTAACAGGTACCTTCCGAAGTACACTGATGAACCGTCCAAACAGGACAGTGTACTGGGCCTATCACTCGTGTTCTCTATTGGTGGAAGTGTCCTTATCGGCGTCACCCTATACATATTGGCACCGGTGCTGTCAGCCCTGACTTTCACCGGCGAACTGACGGCTGGAATTGTCCGAGTAGTAGCTGCCACGATTCCGCTTCTCTCCGCAGTCAAGACTTTAGGTGGTGCATTTCGGGCACTGGAACTGATTCGGTTGAAGATTCTCATCGAAAAGATCATTCGACCTGGAGTTCTGTTTATCATTGTCGGCGGCATCGCCCTGTTTGATCCGTCACTCAAGCGTGTCGTGCAAGGACTTGTCGGCGCCAGCATTGCAACCCTCGGGCTGAGTGCGGTTCTATTTGTAGTATACACTAATCGCGTTCCCTCATTAAGTGACTCATGGTCCATCGTGAGCGACTATTTCGAATACTCTTTTTTGATGTCACTTTCGCATTCATCGTCGCTTTTATTTAAGAGAATTGACATTTTTATGCTAAGCTATCTGTCTGTCTCGACAGCAGTAGGGGTATATAATGTTTCACTCCTTCTCTCCGGGACGTTATTACTCCCTTTGGCCGCATTCAGTCAGTTATTCCCACCAGTTGCCTCAAGATTATACGAAAAGTCAGACATAAACCAACTCGAAGAACTCTACAGTACTGTGACAAGGTGGTCCGTTATGCTGACTTCCGCAGGATTTGTAGGACTTGTTATCTATCGCACAGAGTTACTCACCATTTTTGGATCTGACTACACCGCAGGGGCCAAAATTTTAGTCGTTTTAGCCGTCGGCCAGTTGGTGAATTCGGCCGCCGGTCCGGCGGATCACCTCTTGGCCATGACGGATCATCGGTATGTCCTGTTAGCCAATCAGGTGAGTATGGGTATATCCAATATAGCTCTCAACTATTTATTATTGATTGAATATGGTCCAATCGGTGCCGCAGTAGCAACCGCGCTTATATTTGCCTCTTTGAACATTATTCGTGTCGTCGAAATATATATGCTAGAGAGAATATTTCCCTATGACAGTTCATTTCTGAAATTCCTTCCTGCTCTTAGTGTAGCGTTTCTTGTCATGTTCTCGATCCGGTCCTTCCTAACGACACCGTTGTCATATGTAGGAATCCCACTTGGGTTGAGCATATATCTGATCTCATTATATGTGTTTGGGTTAGAACAAGTAGACAAAAATCTAATAGATCATTTCGCCCCAAAGTAG
- a CDS encoding glycosyltransferase family 4 protein, translated as MTEQFALVTDTFLGNPSHYSGVEASDMIGGAEVNLYRMGQILLDEGHEVTVYQQDTGNPNNEYDGIEIEYLSTAGSGIMELLTFNLQWQRVVPKDEIVYVHSPEYAIPNLRSVDALNQQGITWDAPSSRDLTTRVKRYFLGQLLTEKTLVRCTDNAFLTYVQSEHPTARNDVFPVPNGVDTTVFSPDVDPVNSLTDSATEGTVVLFPRTLRLARGAHLIVDALSELQSKGYDVSLWFLGAENITDASVIRNQIERNDLADMVEFLGHVPHEEMPRYYAAADIVAIPSYHSEGTSLSCLEAMACGRPVVVTDVGGLKEIIYHDKVDGGFKVKPTAEALATAVEKLVEDPALRDRLGNNARRRVVDYFTLERWKRQMREFFRTVSKKHGRN; from the coding sequence ATGACCGAACAGTTCGCTCTCGTCACGGACACATTCCTGGGAAACCCATCGCACTACAGTGGTGTCGAAGCGAGTGATATGATCGGGGGAGCCGAAGTGAACCTATATCGGATGGGTCAGATCCTGCTTGATGAAGGTCATGAGGTAACTGTCTACCAGCAGGATACCGGGAACCCGAACAACGAATACGACGGAATCGAGATTGAGTATCTGTCGACCGCTGGATCTGGAATCATGGAACTCCTGACATTCAACCTTCAGTGGCAGCGGGTCGTCCCCAAAGACGAAATCGTCTACGTTCACTCGCCGGAGTACGCGATCCCGAACTTAAGGTCGGTAGACGCACTAAATCAACAGGGAATCACATGGGACGCACCATCTTCTAGAGACCTCACAACTAGAGTGAAGCGGTATTTTCTCGGTCAACTCCTCACGGAGAAGACGCTCGTTCGGTGCACCGACAACGCGTTCCTAACCTACGTCCAATCCGAGCATCCGACTGCACGGAACGATGTCTTTCCAGTACCGAACGGGGTCGATACGACAGTGTTCTCACCGGACGTAGATCCGGTCAATAGCCTTACTGACTCAGCGACGGAGGGTACGGTGGTACTCTTCCCGCGAACGCTCCGACTTGCGAGAGGAGCACACTTGATCGTTGACGCACTATCCGAACTACAGTCAAAGGGGTATGATGTGTCTCTCTGGTTCTTAGGCGCTGAAAATATTACTGATGCATCAGTGATTCGTAACCAGATCGAACGAAACGACCTAGCCGATATGGTAGAGTTTCTTGGACACGTTCCCCATGAGGAGATGCCTCGCTATTACGCCGCTGCTGACATCGTCGCGATTCCGTCATACCACTCAGAGGGGACCTCATTATCGTGTCTTGAGGCGATGGCGTGCGGTCGGCCGGTTGTGGTCACTGACGTCGGCGGACTCAAGGAAATCATCTATCACGACAAAGTGGACGGCGGGTTCAAGGTCAAACCCACGGCGGAGGCTCTCGCCACTGCGGTTGAGAAGCTAGTTGAAGATCCAGCTTTGCGAGATCGTCTAGGAAATAATGCGAGGCGACGGGTAGTCGACTACTTCACGCTAGAGCGATGGAAACGGCAGATGCGGGAGTTCTTCCGCACAGTATCGAAGAAACATGGCCGGAATTAA
- a CDS encoding copper-translocating P-type ATPase: protein MHAGHEAMFRRRFAVSTLLSIPVLLYSEALQAWLGFSVPGFPGSEWINPVFAVVVFAYGGVPFLRMAGPELRDRSPGMMTLISMAITVAFVYSLASVVRPTQSAFFWELVTLIDVMLLGHWTEMRSVRRASSALDELAKLMPDTAERVTEVGDTERVPVSDLAAGDLVLVRPGASVPADGVVEEGDSDVNESMITGESAPVSKEPGDEVIGGTVNGDGSLRVRVDATGEETTLAGIMRLVEQARESKSRTQVLADRAAGWLFYAAVGSAAVTAVAWTVATSFDAAVVERVVTVLVIACPHALGLAVPLVVAINTSLAARNGMLVRDRIAMERARDLDTIVFDKTGTLTEGEHGLVGMETVDGVDADDALALAAAVEGDSEHMIARALREAAADRGLAPPDADGFEAIKGRGVRATVDGDDVYVGGPNLLASLDSDVPTPLRSFADDAGENGQTVVYLVREGSGASGDAASRVSDPIAAFAMADVIREESYRVVEALQDLGIEVAMLTGDSRDVATAVAEELGIDTVFAEVLPEDKDEKIRELQTQGKLVAMVGDGVNDAPALTRADVGVAIGSGTDVAVQSADVVLVQNNPLDVVRLVTLSKASYRKMQENIVWAAGYNVFAIPLAAGVLAPVGVLLSPAVGALLMSLSTVIVAINAQLLRRVDLSVPDLPGVTAPREPQAAD, encoded by the coding sequence ATGCACGCCGGCCACGAGGCGATGTTCCGCCGGCGCTTCGCCGTTTCGACGCTGCTATCGATCCCCGTTTTGCTCTACAGCGAGGCCCTGCAGGCGTGGCTTGGCTTTTCCGTCCCGGGGTTCCCGGGGAGCGAGTGGATCAACCCGGTCTTCGCCGTCGTCGTCTTCGCGTACGGCGGGGTGCCGTTCCTGCGGATGGCGGGCCCCGAACTGCGGGACCGCTCGCCCGGGATGATGACGCTCATCTCGATGGCCATCACGGTCGCGTTCGTCTACAGCCTGGCGAGCGTCGTCCGCCCGACGCAGTCAGCGTTCTTCTGGGAGCTCGTGACGCTCATCGACGTCATGCTGCTCGGACACTGGACCGAGATGCGCTCCGTGCGACGCGCGTCCAGCGCGCTCGACGAATTGGCGAAGCTCATGCCCGACACGGCCGAGCGCGTCACGGAGGTCGGTGACACGGAGCGGGTCCCCGTCAGCGACCTCGCGGCGGGTGACCTTGTGCTCGTGCGGCCGGGTGCGAGCGTCCCCGCCGACGGCGTCGTCGAGGAGGGCGACTCGGATGTCAACGAGTCGATGATCACCGGCGAGTCGGCCCCTGTCTCGAAGGAGCCGGGCGACGAGGTGATAGGCGGGACAGTCAACGGCGACGGCAGCCTCCGGGTCCGGGTCGACGCGACTGGCGAGGAGACGACGCTCGCGGGGATCATGCGCCTCGTCGAGCAGGCCCGCGAGAGCAAGTCCCGGACGCAGGTGCTCGCCGACCGGGCCGCGGGCTGGCTGTTCTACGCCGCCGTCGGGTCCGCGGCGGTGACGGCGGTCGCCTGGACCGTCGCCACCTCGTTCGACGCGGCCGTCGTCGAGCGCGTCGTCACGGTGCTCGTCATCGCCTGCCCGCACGCCCTCGGACTCGCCGTCCCGCTCGTCGTCGCGATCAACACGTCGCTCGCGGCGCGCAACGGAATGCTCGTCCGGGACCGCATCGCGATGGAACGGGCGCGCGACCTCGATACCATCGTCTTCGACAAAACCGGGACGCTCACCGAGGGCGAACACGGTCTCGTGGGGATGGAGACCGTCGACGGCGTCGATGCGGACGACGCGCTCGCTCTCGCCGCGGCGGTCGAGGGCGACTCCGAGCACATGATCGCCCGCGCGCTCCGGGAGGCCGCCGCGGACCGCGGACTAGCCCCGCCCGACGCAGACGGTTTCGAGGCGATCAAGGGTCGCGGCGTCCGGGCGACCGTCGACGGCGACGACGTGTACGTCGGCGGGCCGAACCTGCTCGCCAGCCTCGACAGCGACGTCCCGACTCCGCTCCGGTCCTTCGCCGACGACGCCGGCGAGAACGGGCAGACGGTCGTGTATCTGGTCCGCGAGGGCTCCGGAGCGAGCGGCGACGCTGCAAGCCGGGTCAGCGACCCGATCGCCGCCTTCGCGATGGCCGACGTGATCCGCGAGGAGAGCTACCGGGTCGTCGAGGCCCTCCAGGACCTCGGCATCGAGGTGGCGATGCTGACCGGCGACTCGCGGGACGTGGCCACCGCCGTCGCAGAGGAACTGGGCATCGACACGGTGTTCGCCGAGGTGCTGCCCGAGGACAAAGACGAGAAGATCCGGGAGCTCCAGACCCAAGGCAAACTCGTCGCGATGGTCGGCGACGGCGTGAACGACGCGCCCGCGCTGACCCGCGCCGACGTGGGGGTCGCCATCGGCAGCGGGACGGACGTGGCCGTCCAGTCGGCGGACGTGGTCCTCGTCCAGAACAACCCGCTCGACGTCGTCCGCCTCGTCACGCTGAGCAAGGCGAGCTACCGGAAGATGCAGGAGAACATCGTCTGGGCGGCCGGGTACAACGTGTTCGCCATCCCGCTGGCGGCGGGCGTCCTGGCCCCGGTCGGCGTCCTCCTCTCGCCGGCGGTCGGCGCGCTCCTGATGTCGCTGTCGACGGTGATCGTCGCGATCAACGCGCAGCTTCTCCGGCGTGTCGACCTTAGCGTGCCTGACCTCCCGGGCGTGACCGCTCCACGCGAGCCACAGGCCGCCGACTGA
- a CDS encoding MBL fold metallo-hydrolase, whose amino-acid sequence MVDQMTASELAERLDAGEPLTLVDTRPSDSFDGWHIAGAENVPYDPREGIDDEAFDRIRDVAGDGPVTTICGKGLTSTSFAFELEERGIDDVTVVKGGMEEWSRVYDAVPIETSTDDLVVRQIQRRGKGCLGYVVGSKGTGEAAVFDATRQTDTFAVAAESAGLTIDAVFDTHVHADHISGGPSLAATVDAPYYLGDAATDRDVEYDYEPVADGDVLTVGDVEIRAIHAPGHTGEMMNYRVADELLLTGDTLFVESVGRTELQFGEADAARGAELLYGTLHERLLESSDDTTVLPGHVSVSAGGQFKHGTPGEPIAASLGNLRESLDLLGLEKKAFVDRLTDDVPEKPPNYEQIIAINTGRASPDSEGEATELELGPNNCAA is encoded by the coding sequence ATGGTCGACCAGATGACTGCCTCGGAGCTGGCCGAGCGGCTCGACGCCGGGGAACCGCTTACGCTCGTGGACACGCGGCCGTCGGACAGCTTCGACGGGTGGCACATCGCCGGTGCCGAAAACGTCCCCTACGACCCGCGGGAGGGAATCGACGACGAGGCGTTCGACCGAATACGAGATGTCGCCGGCGACGGCCCCGTCACGACCATCTGCGGCAAGGGACTCACGTCGACATCGTTTGCGTTCGAACTCGAAGAGCGCGGTATCGACGACGTGACGGTCGTCAAGGGCGGCATGGAGGAGTGGAGCAGGGTGTACGACGCGGTGCCGATCGAGACGTCGACCGACGACCTCGTCGTCCGCCAGATACAGCGCCGCGGAAAGGGCTGTCTGGGGTACGTCGTCGGGTCGAAGGGGACGGGCGAGGCTGCCGTGTTCGACGCGACCAGACAGACCGACACCTTCGCCGTCGCCGCCGAATCGGCCGGCCTGACGATCGACGCCGTCTTCGATACGCACGTCCACGCCGACCACATCTCCGGCGGCCCGTCGCTGGCGGCCACCGTGGATGCCCCGTACTACCTCGGGGACGCAGCCACCGACCGCGACGTCGAGTACGACTACGAACCGGTCGCCGACGGGGACGTCCTCACGGTCGGCGACGTGGAGATCCGGGCGATCCACGCGCCGGGCCACACCGGGGAGATGATGAACTACCGGGTGGCCGACGAGCTCCTGCTGACGGGGGACACGCTGTTCGTCGAGTCGGTCGGTCGGACGGAATTGCAGTTTGGCGAGGCGGATGCGGCCCGCGGTGCGGAGTTGCTCTATGGGACGCTACACGAGAGACTGCTTGAGTCGTCGGACGACACCACGGTCCTCCCCGGCCACGTCTCGGTGTCGGCGGGCGGCCAGTTCAAGCACGGTACTCCGGGCGAGCCTATTGCGGCCTCGTTGGGAAATCTTCGAGAGTCACTCGACTTGCTGGGTCTGGAGAAGAAGGCGTTCGTCGACAGGCTTACCGACGACGTGCCCGAGAAACCGCCGAACTACGAGCAGATCATCGCGATAAATACTGGTCGGGCATCGCCCGATAGCGAAGGGGAGGCGACCGAACTCGAACTCGGACCGAACAACTGCGCCGCTTGA